Genomic segment of Schistocerca piceifrons isolate TAMUIC-IGC-003096 chromosome 1, iqSchPice1.1, whole genome shotgun sequence:
tgtgtttcatggtcaatacgatggtgggagggatacagtaaacctgaaatgaagcatcggaatctataactagtgttacgggagtggttcaaaacatagacagtaagaagagtcacttttcatgtacttaaatcggcattgtgcttttctatttaattccgatgctatatctgtgtttcgtcatcaataagaaggtccaagggatacagtaaacatgaagtgaagcatcggaatctataactagtgtcacaggaatggttaacactctctgtaccaggcctattttatgcacccgtccctagaaaccgggcaattttaccaatattaaaaaaattactgcatcaaatctactgtttggattgtggcaaatttggtaccatcttgaagctgcacatttctactttaattctgagtgaaagaaactactttacaatgcacagctttaaggtacagttatagaaatcacttagatgttttaagaatttagaaaaagtcatacgaataagggaatacaattgtgatttatttttaaccaaaattgtggcactacattacatgtttctgatagtatacagtattacatataaatttcacacagaatcatattgttttttagtgtggaaaattttaaagcaaggttccaggcagagtgcaacgccacactgttcacattcgtatcgtgtctctttgcgagaagccttgccactctgtttcttgctcctggaactgcacacgtgacacacacgagcagcatacttcttagtagttgcaggtatgtgctgcaaaaaatgtctctttgttagccgacctacagttccttcatttcttggaatgaattcaagtgtgtcgtcttcaacaagctgaactgcaagcactgttataaagtctgttattgtaattttcttcctgtgcactgcattgtacagccaaaatgcatttgatactcccataagcagcaaatggaaatataattttcgccaccatttcacagttctgtgctggaacggattgtactgcaggcgttggtctccaatatccactccaattttattgaggttgtaatcaagtacctgaagtggtttcaatactacagacccatttctcttagtatgcgtaccaaatgttgcttgatgccttgtagacaatgtatacacatctctcttatctttccacttcattgccaatacattatctttacgccgaaaagacatttcgccctttttcagcttagcagatactaaatctttaggcaatcctttcctggatttgttcacagtaccaacagctccagtgcctttctctgccagttgctgaaatagctctggactggaataaaatcgatctaaatacacagtgtggcctttgttcagcaagctgctgtcagacaacaatcgcaaaataaccgcagacgaagaattgtcaacaatatgcttaccagcataaacttcaaaatttacaacatagccactactggcttcagcaacagcatatactttcagtccatacttatga
This window contains:
- the LOC124795035 gene encoding piggyBac transposable element-derived protein 4-like, translated to MFRRGLSDAEIADLINHSDTLDNVESDSDDSECNGVFEEDEIDDSLSSDEDENDVEGVASNPAAVPYPKDSEWTAVDTYRPLPVNTTPRQILVDIDESSSVLDCSKVFLTDSDVNELKRQTNLYASQTIQKKRRGNNLKPHSVLSSWKPVTISEMRRFLGIIFHMCVSKKPKIADHWSTNPVLSCNFCPHVMSRLRFTQILSCLHLVDNSNQKKPGEDGFHPLYKVLPYYNNLKERCIQAYRPSEKVTIDEGICPFRGRVSFRVYMQNKPHKYGLKVYAVAEASSGYVVNFEVYAGKHIVDNSSSAVILRLLSDSSLLNKGHTVYLDRFYSSPELFQQLAEKGTGAVGTVNKSRKGLPKDLVSAKLKKGEMSFRRKDNVLAMKWKDKRDVYTLSTRHQATFGTHTKRNGSVVLKPLQVLDYNLNKIGVDIGDQRLQYNPFQHRTVKWWRKLYFHLLLMGVSNAFWLYNAVHRKKITITDFITVLAVQLVEDDTLEFIPRNEGTVGRLTKRHFLQHIPATTKKYAARVCHVCSSRSKKQSGKASRKETRYECEQCGVALCLEPCFKIFHTKKQYDSV